TTCTCCCCGCTCGCCATTCGCAACACATAAGGGCACATTTGCTAAAAGCGGCTTTTTACGCCGGTCTTAGTTTCCCCTTTCGTGCTGCCGTTTGATTCGTCTAATTTATGACGCATCTGAGGAAGTCCTTTCGTCTGGCATGAAAACTGCGTCAGCCCCTTGCCTGAGTAGTTTTTCACTAATATTTACTCTTGTTTTGAGGCGTAATTGTTACTAAATCTGCCAGGGTCACGCCACGGCCTCACCGAACTGGCGGACATGGCGTAAAACCGGGCGCGCGACTAAATATTGTCACGTGGCAAGGTAGAAAAGGGGACTTGCGACTGTTTGACGCCTAAAATAGTCAAGTCCCTTTAGGGGATCTGTGCGCCATAACATGAAATCTCTCCACTCCAGCAAGGATCTGACGTAGACTTCTGGCATAACGTACAACAGTTCTCCAGCACACTCAtaggtgtgtttttaaaaattgGCGAGGGTGTTGCGAATTTAAGGATTTTGTACATTCCCCCACCCCAGTGTTGTAGTGAAGTGGGTATTAAAAAAATGCCATTACACAATGTGGGTCGTGCTATAGAATACCCCCATCTTTCAGGGCTTTATCTACGACATTCAGAGATCTTCATAGAAAAATTCGGAGAATTTTTTTCTCCCACAGATGCAGTCCTATAGGAACACGATCCTATAACTTctactgataaaaaaatataataataatcttggtTGTGGCAACTCTGAATGTGGCACATCACAACATAATGGAAGTGAATGTGGTGACCTTCAAGTTTTCTGGACCACGACGCACAAGTTGTCAGAAATCGAAACCTGCAAGTTGCctaaagaggagccgtcaccGCTCCTGGCGCGTCTGCCGTCACCGCTCCTGGCGCGTCTGCCGTAGTAAATTCTTGTAATCACCATGAAATATCAATTCTGGAGCAACTTTTCTCATAAATGCTTTGTGCcgttcctttgttattcctcctgaatatGTATGAATAAATTCTGGGCATCACTGTGTCAGGGTGTGTCCCTACAaagtcagcactgattggactctGAACGTCTGCAGGCCACACCCCCAGCTGGTGACAACCATTAGttaatttatttatacatttgtaggaggaataatagaggaacagcacaatgtaCAGTTTTAAGAAAAGATCACAAATGTCAAGTAAGGACTTATTCACATGTCAGCAAATTACAGATGTTTGCTGTCCGTGTTCTCCTTGGATAGCACACgtatccattgattttaatgttggCTTGTCTCATTAGTAAGAGTTCATCACCTGTGACCTAGAaatgtatttgcgcatgcgcagtcgcTGCTTCTTAAGCTGAATTTGGAGCAGCGCTGCAGGATCCAGATTGTCACGGGTAGGCTACATGTTCGGCCCTGTCAATTAACAGGCAGGTGTGCGCTTCTTCACCCATGGGGACAGCCTCTCACAGCTGAAGAGATCGTGCTAATGAGACAAATAGATTCGCTCCTCATCCCTAGCTTATTAACGCTTCCATGTTTTCCCACTGACCGTGGCTCAGGAGCGCTCTGGAAACGCTCTTTTCAGCCGAGCAGTGCACATGCAAAAATCGGATGCTTCATGGATCAAGCACTGGCTGTCTTTTCACAGACGGGGTTACGGGagcggacgtgtgaataaggccctacAGACACCGCCAGAGAGCTGACGAGTTCGCCTAATGGTGGTTGTACTAGTTTTCTGCGGTATTGAGATGAGGGTCTTGAATCGGCTTGTACAGATGACGCATGGATTCAGTCGGCTTCACCCGTACAAGCCACAAGGCCAAAAACCACATTGAGCAATTATGGCAATTTGTGGTAGTGGTGCGTGCAAATTTGCATCCCGTTTCTCGGCCGTGCACCGCACCACTGCTCTGTGTACGGGCTTCCTAAACAAACATCCACCCCGTGTGAGATGATTGCAACGCTTCTGGCTCTGGGACCCCCTGCCAGCTGCTATGTTGTCTTATTACGGGCTGATAGAGAATAAATGTACTAGAACGTGACCCCGATCAAATGGACGGGCAGCTGTGCAGCGGGTAACATGGTACTATAGGGATGAAGCTGTGCCAGGCCAGCATGCATCGTAATGGCAGCACCAGGGGCTGTAATCTCCAGATCTACTTACCCGGCCCAACTAGTTACATAAAGTCCGCTTCCAAATGGCAAAACTAAGGACGGCCTTAGACAACGCACTCTCCAGCGTCTAAGTCGTAATAAGCTGATTATAGAGGTCGTCAGTGATAATCGCATGCGTCGCCATCCTGCGCTCGTTCACACAGATGCTTCTATATCCCCAtgcaggattgggcatgttgtattttttttttgcacaatgacCTTAGAAAGCGGTGCCGAGGCTTCCTGCCACAATCGCCCTTCTTCCTGATTAGCAAGCAAGGGGTTAATTGAGAAGTCCTGATGGTGAGATAAGACGTAGTGAACGTCTGCCCTGCCAGCGTCCTGAGAAGCCGGATTACTCCGCCATGTTCTGACCTTCATTCGTTGGGCATTAAGTTATCCAGAGGCGATTTTCATCATTCATTAAACCGCTGCTGGAATCGCATTTCACCGCGTTACAAATTAAGCGTAAAACAAAACAATTGGACGCTCTTGGGGCTGTATAGTAAAAATGACGACGGTCCACACATTGGGGACGAGACACAGATATACAATGTATGTAAATGTCATGAACTCtgtacacaatatatatatttttactggaTATTTCTGTGTTAATAAAAAGGTGTATTTGAGCCGTACAGCGTCCCGCAATTACGTCTTCCTTCAAACCAACTTGTGTCATTGGTGCCGCAGGAAAAGGCGCACGACCAAAAATAGTCTGACTGCATGCAACTCGCATTGTGATCTGGGATGACAAAGCTGCGGCCAAAAATCCAGTCATGTTGGGATTATTTGCAGCAGCTGTCACTGGGGGTTACATGCTGCAACGTGGCCTTACGGACCACCATTAGATTCGTCATTTCAGCGTGTAGCTTCATTTACACACTTGCTGCTCTATCCCCCCCCATAGTCTACAGACGATCGTTGGGACCCCTCTAACaataaggggttgtcccaccttaACCAaatagtgcagggatggccaacctgaggctctccagctgttgcaaaactacaactcccagcatgcccagactgcctacagcagggcatggtgggagttgtagttttacaacagctggagagccgcaggttggccatgcctcaACTAGTGCTATttttcccacagaagtgaatagagTAGTGGTCAGGCCCTTCTGCTCACAGGAGTTTTCTGTCCTCCCCGAGCTCGCCTTATGTTACGGTTTGACAGTTGTACcgccacacacacactcaccgcCTATCACTCTTTGGGAGGGTCTGTGCGCTCCTGTTCTCAAGACAGGTGCGGATCCCAGAGGTGAAACCTGCATCAATCACACGTATACACCTATATGTTAGCAGTGGTTTGAGATGACCATGGGTCGCCCCAAGAGAGGGCTGCAATCTCTAGATCCGTGTTAGAAAGCATCAGCAGTGTGTATCGTTCATACAAGACGGTCTCCTATGGGAGAAACCCCCCGCCCCCAGACAATTAGCTGCAGGGAGACCCTCAGGATCTGTGATGTACAGGGGTCTCCTGGGCATCAACCTGAATATATCTGCAGCTGACGCGTTGTCTTCCAGTAAACAAGACGCCTGAGGACCCTGTAGAGGAAAGATACTGGAATCTCTTACATGTTGCTTATCAGTGGCCTTTACTTTACTGAAATGCatgtatattttattaaaaagTGTCTCCTGCAGCTGTGAACGTCTCATACATTGCAGGCTGCTTAGTCCATTCAGTGTAAAATCATCACACGAGCTCTCAGACGGCTCTGGCTATAGTCCCGCTCTCCTGAATGGGGACATCTTTGCAGTCAAATAatataagcttaaaggggttgtccaggatgtgTTTTTAATCCTCCAGCCAGTGGGACCCGTGAAGAAATccatacttgcctgctccctgCCGCTCATTTCCGTTTCCCAGCCTGTCTTCACTGCACCTCCGGTCCCCGTCTTTGGAGAGGGAACCAAAGGTCTATAGCGTAGTGGTATCACTGGTAACTCTGGGACCCCAACGATCACAAGAACAAAGTTCTAGCATCTCTTTGCACCTCTCTTTTGGTGACATTTTTGTAAACGCCACTTGCAACAAATTAATGCGCAAGTGCTGTATCtgtgccaccctcaccactctctaaaaagggggcatggtgggGACAGTGGGTCCgccacatttatcttcatttgtgCCATTTTCAGGTGCAAATAAAGACAAATCTACGGCAACTCCGAGCCCTGTCATGAATTAGTCACACCCTCCGACAGCGCAGGAGATTTGAAAGACTGGCGTCAAAACCGCTGGACTTTGCTAAATCCTCACAAGGTGTTCAGGAGCCTCGCCACGCGGAGAACGACTCTGAAGGAGCAGAAGTGTTTTATGAGAACTCATGTTTAATGCGCGAATCATGACAAACATTGCATTTAAAACTTGTCTGAATATAGTGTCCTGTCGGCACAGCGTGCAACCTCGGTCCATACACTGTCTAGTGGCCGCGTTACTCCCAGGATATGCCATACGTGTCCGATACGTGCGGGACCCACCTCTCTTCTACTGGAGCTCCGAAATGCTTACTCGGCCATTTTCATTACTCCCATAGAAGTGGAGGAAGCagcgcatgtgcgaccacctcctgCAAGAAAGGGCCCCACAAGAGAGATGTGGATCCCAGAGGTGTGACCTGCACCTGTTAAGCAACTATGACATATCGACTGTAATTAATGttgacagtagggatgagcgaatcaacttcggatgaaacattgttctaatactgtacggagcaggagctccatacagtattagaatgtattggctccgatgagccgaggtTATTGCTACGCGAAATCTTGagagactttgcgtaataacttcataaattaatttctactgtaaaaaaaaaaaaaaaacatttcagttcCAAGTGGCAGGAGCTCCGTGCAGTATCAGAAcaaaaagttttatgcaaatcggcTTTGGCTGCGTCGTCCGAAGTGGATTCGCTCATCCCTCGATGACACCCTCCCGGATAATAAGGAGCGTTAGGTTTCATGCACACGCAGCAGACACTGTTGCAGAAAATTCTTCGACCGCTCCAGTCATATAAATGaagtttgcagaaatccatgtgctcgcCGCCAAAGCAGTGCTGCTCCCTCTACCTGCAAGCTTTTGCAAATACCTCTATACTAAAAAATGGCGCTCTCCGTGAATTCTTGgaaatgcaagaaaaaaaaaaaaaaaaagtccagaaaaCGCTTAATCCAGATCTAGTTCGACTTGCAGCGAAGGGTTGgaattctgcagcagctgcatcgTCGCTTCCCTTTGCTTGATCGCTGGCAGATCACTCAAAAATAAGTACTGCAGATTCCTGGAAATCACAGAGATCACGTTAATACGGTGAAGGCACAAGGACGCCGCTTGTGATGTCATCTGCAGCAAGcaaccctgtgatgtcatcacttgTCATTATTAAAGTCTATTTTATCTGTACAACTCAGCATTTTTCTAAAATAAAGCTCTTTTTCAGTATCACGCTGGAATGTATTTATATGAGATACTGGCagtaaaacaacaacaacaacaacagcgCCACCTGGAGGCGACAAGAAGGCCTGCCCGCAGGGACAATGTGCACGGGTCCTATTTAAAGGGGAACTACTCTATTAATAGCTAAGATGTGAATTGCGACCTCACAGTATATCGCACCCGAACCCATCTACAAATGCCTGGTCCTGCAACCCGCTGCGCTAGTGACCCACCTCAAGGAGTGCAGCGATATGACTCCTTTGTCGCTCACGTTGCCGCAGGTGATGATCTCCAGTCTTTGCAGGCTCTCCTGTAGGTTCTTTATCTTGCTTATTCTCTCCAGACAGGCGTCCTCGATGTACATGCACTTACACAGCTTGATCTCCTCAAGATGCTCCAGACCGTCTAAAAAAGAACCAGAAGCGTTTGACCCCCAACTTCCCAGGATATTTTTTAGGCTCCCCAACAACACCCCGACCTCCTCAGTCCACGTGGCCGGCGCCGacagatgcagatccattcaacttgaatgggtctgcgatttgtccacactgcagaaaaaaaatatatagagcatgttgtagtgttttgtggtgtgGGGGCACGGAGCGAAATGCCACGGAAGTGCTCCGTAACGTTTCTGTGGCGGACGATTCGGATGGGGCCGGGCGCCTATCTCGTGTGTATTGGGGCGTACTGGATCTCCCACAACAGGATGGATTTCAGCATGCCCAATCCTTTCTTCTGACTGGAGATGAGAAGGGTCTGGCAGCAGCACACGCATGCATGTGGGAGTCCTAATGAGCAGTCGCTCTGTAGCCCCTGAAGGTGTGTGGCCCCCCCCGACTACAACAGTGATTGTCACTACTGGATCTGTGTCTTCACGTGATGACATCAGAGTTTTTCTTACATCACACATCCCGTCCTCACCCAGGTAGTCGAATCCTCGGTACATGATGCAGGACTCTGTGGCGTCGATGCCCTGAATCTTGTATCTTCCCAGGGGCCCGGTGGGGAGTCCGTTGTAATCGTGCTGCCACTTCTCGAATCCCTTGTAACGTACTTTAGCGCCGCAGCGCAGAAGCCATTCTGATGCCGCGCGGTCAGGGCCAACTTCCTTAATGCGCTCGTAATCAACCCTGTAGGGGGGGTAGAAGCAGGCGTGAGCTCCTGGCAGGAGGTGGACCACACACAGACGGGTCCTGTGCGGCATATAAAGTACTTACCATAAACAATGACTACTTACCAAAATCATGCAAGACATGGGAATAAGGCATCACTGGTCAACATCtgagccaagtgtgcatgtgtatggtggGGGAGGGGGCGGCAGGGATAATGGTCAGCCTAACCAGCAATAAACTGGCCATACACAAGATACCTGATGGCCACGGGGCTGGTTCTGCTGGCAGCTCtctctcctgccccccccccccttcatatgCATTAATgctcggccgagcatgcatgtattCTGAGCACACACATTTTCTACTCTCCCTGAGAACAGAAGGATCGGGCGTGATGGGATCCAACATGTCTGACCTTCTCTCTCCTGTCGTGCTATCGAGGGAGAGTCGGGAGGCCCCCACAAACATTAGATAATCAGGGGGTTAGGCTGGCAGACAGCTGCTGGCGGCTAGAGATGCTGTGAGGTCGGGAGCCCCCTGGATACCGCTTGTTTTGCTGCTGTTGCTCGTCTCCCGGATTAAGTTGAGTGATCGCAGGCTCAGATTTGATTACCTGCGCGCTCCAGATAAGAGGCCCCCGGTGTCTTATTGCTCTGAAGACACAGACCAGGTGCAGCTGTCTCCAGAGCTGAGTGACTCCAGATAAAGGATCGCAGGGTGACCTACGCCTGAGCCGCCACAATAACCGTATTGTATCTCGCTCTGAGCGTCAGATCACGTATGGAAGGGCGAGACTGCGGCTTATCACACGACTCATCTACAGTGCCACAAGCTGCCATCTGCCTCCATGCTTCAGCAAGACCGAACAAAGGCCCCGCCAAGGGCGTGCCGCCCGCGGGTAATGATTCCGTCTTCTAAGAATTTCCTCGCTCATCAGATTACAGTAGGAATATGATAGGAAGGGACTGCGCCGAAATACCCCAGGCCAAACGCATACATTGTGTTATGCCTAGTgcaggggcggagcatgacacagggattGACAGGACACTACAGAGTGGAGccgtcatgctccgccccctcagaacataggtgataaatatcagaccATGGGGGGGGGTGCTCTGACCACCAGGATGCCCTCTGTGCAGAGTTGAGCACAAGAGAACGCGCCTCCAAGGATAGAGCGAGCTGAACTCCACCCTGGGGCAACACAAATGTCTTAAAGGGGAACTCTActtgcattccctgtgtaataacaattctg
This region of Bufo gargarizans isolate SCDJY-AF-19 chromosome 11, ASM1485885v1, whole genome shotgun sequence genomic DNA includes:
- the DMAC2L gene encoding ATP synthase subunit s, mitochondrial translates to MIFPRFVAQRLPPPSGRRHFWGWLNAVFNRVDYERIKEVGPDRAASEWLLRCGAKVRYKGFEKWQHDYNGLPTGPLGRYKIQGIDATESCIMYRGFDYLDGLEHLEEIKLCKCMYIEDACLERISKIKNLQESLQRLEIITCGNVSDKGVISLHSLRNLQYLFLSDLPAIKQREATMQLLQNSNPSLQVELDLD